In Actinoplanes octamycinicus, the genomic window ACCGCGGTGGTCCCGCACTGGGCCGGCCACCGGCAACGCCTGATCTTCATCCCGGCGGCGCTGGCCGCGGTGGTCGGCTGCTTCTTCGTCTTCCGCGCGATCGGCGCCGGTTTCCCGGTCCCGTGGTGGTACTACCTGGCCGACTCGTGGATCTTCGTGGGCTCGATGCTGGCGACCTTCGCGATGGCCCGTGGCTGGGTGGAGTTCTGGCTCTGCTGGATCGCCGTCGACCTGGTCGGCGTCCCCGAGCTGCTGCACTTCGGCTACTACCCGTCAGCGGTGCTCTACGCGGTCTACGCGGGCTTCGTCATCTGGGGTTTCGTCGTCTGGCTGCGGATCTCCCGCCGCTTCGAAGCGGGTCAGGACCAGGTGTACGCCCACGCCGGCGGCTAGCCCCCAGAACGCCGAGCCGACGTGCGCCACGGTCATCCCGGACGCGGTCGCGGCCAGCGTGACCAGCGCGCCCTCCCGGGCCGGTTTGTCCTCCAGCGCGCCGGCCAGGCTGCCCAGCAGCGCGCCCAGCAGGGCCACCCCGCAGACCGCGGCGACCAGCGGTTTCGGCAGCGCGGTGAAGAAGCCGACCAGGCCGGTGCCGAGGAACCCGCAGACCAGGTAGAAGGCGCCGCAGGCCACCCCGGCCCAGTAGCGCTGCCGCGGGTTCGGGTGGGCCTGCTCGCTGGTGCAGATCGCCGCGGTGATCGCGGCCAGGTTGATCCCGTGGCTGCCGAACGGCGCGAACAGCACCGAGGTGAGCCCGGTGCCGGTGAGCAGCAGCCGGTCATCCGGCTGATAACCACTGCTTTTCAGTACGGCCAGACCGGGCGCGTTCTGCGAGGCCATCGTCACGATCAGCAGCGGCAGACCGATGCTGACCAGCGCCGACCAGTTGAGGGTCGGCACGGTCAGGTGCGGCAGGGTGAGGCTCGGACGGATCCCGCCGAGGTGCAGGTCGTGCCCGACGGCGGCGGCCGCGGTGCCGGCCACCAGGGCGAGCAGCACCGCGTAGGTGGGCAGCAGACGCCGGCCCAGGAAGTACCCGGCGAGCACCGCGAGCACGATCGCCGGCGCGCCGGGGAGCTGGCGGAACGCGTCCAGGGCGAACGGCAGCAGGATGCCGGCCAGCATCGCCGAGATGATCCCGGACGGGACCTTGGCGAGGATCCGGCCGAACAGGCCGGAGAAGCCGAGAATCGTCATCCCGATCGCGGCGAACAGGAACGCGCCGACCGCGTCCGAGTACTTGTACGCGCTCAGCGAGCCGACCAGCAGGGCGGCGCCCGGCGTGGACCAGGCGGTGATCACCGGCTGCCGGGCGAGCAGGCTCAGCACCAGGCCGGACAGGCCGCTGCCGATGGCGATCGCCCAGACCCACGAGGTGGTCTGGGCGGTGGTCAGATGCGCGGCCGAGGCGGCGGTGAGCACCACCGCGAACGGGCCGGAGAACGAGACCAGGACCGCGATCAGTCCGGCCACCAGGGCGCTTACCTTCACCGCAGGAGTCGAACACGTCCGGTCCGACTCCTGCGGTCCGGGTCTCAGACCGTCTCAAGCACAGGGACCACCAGGGGCTCCGGGGCGGGCCGGGCCTTGCGCAGCATCCACAGGCTGACCGGGACCCCGACCAGCACCAGCCCCGCGGCGACGACCAGGGAGAACTGGTAGCCGACCAGGTAGCGGTGCAGCTCGGTGCCGGTCGCGGCGCCGGCCCGGTTGCTCAGGATGGCACCGAGCACGGTCACCCCGAGCAGGCCGAACACCTCGCGGGAGACGTTGAGCATGCCGGAGGCGACACCGGCCCGCTCGGCCGGCAGGGCGCCGACCACCACCTGGCTGAGCGGGATGAGCAGGCCGCCGCCGACGCCGTAGAGGGCGAACCAGGGCAGCAGGTCGAGATAGGCGGTGCCCTCGCCGTACTGGGCGATGCCGGCGATCGCGGCGCCCATCACCAGCAGACCGAAAGCGGTCACCCGAGCGACGCCGAAACGGGCCTCGAACCGCGGCGCCAGGATCGCGCCGACCGCGGTGATCAGGGCCAGCGGGACGAAGCCGGCGCCCGCCTCGGTGGGCGAGAATCCGAGCACGTTCTGCAGGTAGATGGCCATGTAGAAGTAGATGCCGAAGACGCCGAAGGCCCACAGCCCCATGGCCAGCAGGCCACCGGTGAACATCCGCAGCCGGAAGAAGGCCAGGTTCACCATCGAGTCGGCGGTGCGGGCCTGCTGCACGACGAACGCGGCGGCGGCCACGGCGGCGACCGCGAACGACCCGAGGATCAGGGTGGAGGTCCAGCCCTCGCTGTCCCCCTCGATCAGGGCGTAGGTCAGGGCGAAGAGCGCGAGCGAGGACGTGGCCAGGCCGATCGGGTCCATCCGCCGCACCAGGTTGGTCCGCTCGGCGGGCCGGCCGGCCGGCATGGTGGCCAGCGAGAGCGCCAGGGTGGCCACGCCGATCGGCAGGTTGATCAGGAAGATCCAGCCCCAGGAGACGTGCTCGGCGAGCACGCCGCCGGTGAGCGGGCCGATGGCCAGGGCGAGCGCGCCGACCGCACCCCAGATGCCGATCGCGGTACTGCGCTCCTTCGGGTCCGGGAACAGCTCCTGAAGCAGCGCGAGGGCGGCCGGCGAGAGCAGCGCGGCGCCGATGCCCTGCGCGGCCCGGGCGCCGATCAGCAGCTCCTGGGTGCCGGCCAGACCGGCGGCGACCGACGCCACGGTGAAGATCCCGAGGCCGGCGAGGAACACCACGCGGTGGCCCAGGACGTCGCCGATCCGGCCGCCGGCCAGCAGCAGGCCGGCGAAGACCAGGATGTACGCGCTGGTGATCCATTCCAGGCCGGAGATGCTCAGGTCGAGCTCCCGCTGGATGCTCGGCAACGCGACGTTGACCACGTTGTTGTCGAGGTAGGTCATGAAGGTGCCGAGCGCGACCGCGACCAGCGCCCACCACCGACGGTTCTTCTCCATCAGTCCATCTCCCCTGTACGTCGTACCTGTACGGCGTCCTTGTACGTTGTACATGTACCTCGTACATGAGACCTGTACGTTGTATGGTTGTCAAGTGACTCCGGCAGAACGACTCAGCAAGGCGGCCGTGGCCGAGCGCGCGCTGCGCCTCGGTGACGAGGAGGGCCTGGACGCCATCACCATCCGCCGCCTGGCCAAAGAGCTGGGCGTGACACCGATGGCGCTGTACTGGCACTTCAAGAACAAGGACGAGTTGCTGCTGGGCGTGGTCGACCACGTGCTCAGCGGGGTCCGGGCGGACCGCAGCGCCGGCGATCCGTGGCAGAAACAGCTGCGCGCGATCGTCGAGACGGTGGTCGACGTGATGCGCGCCCACCCGTGCCTGCCGGACCTGCTGCACGCGGCGGACAAGACCCAGGCGGACAGCTTCACCCGGGCCACCAACGACACGCTGGCGCTGCTGGCCGACGCGGGCTTCGCCGTCGAGGAGTCCTACTGGATCGCGATGTACCTGCTGAACGGGGCGATGGGCCTGGTCGCCGGCCAGCCCGACTGCCCGGCCAGCGTCCCGCCGGAGCAGGCCGAGGAGTGGCGCCGCCAGAAACGCGTCACCCTGGAGTGCCTCCCGGCCGACAAGTTCCCCATGATGATCGAGTTCGCGAAGACCTACCAGCGCCCGCCGGACGTCGAGCGCTACTACACCTTCGGCCTCGACCTGCTGATGTCCGCCGTGGAGTCGATGGCCACCGGGACTCGCTGACATCTCCGGCTTGCGGCCGCCAGAACCATCCCCGCTGCCGCGAGGCCGCCTGCCCGCTTCCGGATCCTTTCCGGGTACGACTCGTAGCCCGGTGTCCGTCGGCGCGCGAGACCGCGGCCCACTCCGGACCGCGGCGCGTGTCGTGCGGGTCCGCTCGGCGCACGCGACGCCGCGGCCCACTCACGGCCGGGACGCGCCCCAGGAGCCGGCTGGGCCTGACGGGTGTCTCCGGGCGCGCGAGACACCCCTCAGGCCCAGCCGCGGAGCGGGAGCGGCGGGGACTACTGCGCGTAGGTGGAGAGGAACGTGCGGATGCGGCCGACGGCGTCGTCCAGGACCTCGGTGGGGGCCAGGAAGACCAGGCGGAAGTGGTCCGGGGTGTCGATGTTGAAGCCGGTGCCGTGGGAGATCAGGAGGTGCTGCTGTTCGAGGAGGTCGATGACCATCCGCTCGTCGTCGTGGATCTTGTGCACCTCGGGGTCGAGGCGGGCGAAGAGGTAGAGGGCGCCGGACGGCTTGACGCAGTCGACGCCCGGGATCGAGACGAGTTCGCGCCAGGCGTGGTCGCGCTGTTCGAGGATGCGGCCGCCGGGGCGGATCAGCTCCTCGATGCTCTGGTAGCCGCCGAGCGCGGTCTGGATGGCGTGCTGGGCCGGCACGTTCGGGCAGAGGCGCATGTTGGCGAGCATCTGCAGGCCGTCCAGATAGTCCGCGTCACCGCCGGGGAAACCGCTGGTGGCGAGCCAGCCGGAGCGGAAGCCGGCGGCGCGGTAGGTTTTCGACAGGCCGCCCATGCTGACCACCGGCACGTCCGGGGCGAGCGCCGCGAGGGTGTGGTGCCGCGCTCCGCCGAACAGGATCTTGTCGTAGATCTCGTCCGCGAAGATCATCAGGTGGTGCCTGCGGGCCAGCTCGATCATGCCGAGCAGGGTCTCCTCGGAGTAGACCGCGCCGGTCGGATTGTTCGGGTTGATCACCACCAGGGCCCGGGTGCGCTCGGTGATCCGGGACGCCAGGTGCTCCAGGTCGGGCTGCCAGCCGGTGCTCTCGTCGCAGCGGTAGTGCACCGCCCGGCCGCTGCACAGGTTCACCGCGCCGGTCCACAGCGGATAGTCCGGGCTCGGCACCAGCACCTCGTCGCCGGTGTCCAGCAGCGCCTGCAAGGACATCACGATCAGCTCGGAGACGCCGTTGCCGAGCATCACGTCGTCCGGCTGCACGCTGGTCACGCCCTGGTTCTGGTAGTACTGCGCGACCGCGACCCGGGCCGAGTAGATGCCCCGCGCGTCGCTGTACCCCTGCGCGTCCACCAGGTTGTGGATCACGTCCGCCATGATCGGCTCGGGGGTGGCCAGGCCCCACGGGGCCGGGTTGCCCAGGTTGAGCTTGAGGATCCGGTGCCCGGCGGCTTCCAGCTCCTGTGCCCGGCGCAGCACCGGGCCCCGGATGTCGTACCGGACACTCTTCAGCCGCTGCGCCTGACGCATCGAAACTCCTCCACCTCGGCATACCCGGAACCACTCGGCATACCCCGGGAACGATGCCAGCCCGAGTCGACTTCCTCCAGCGAACCACCCGACAAAAAGCCGCTGGCCTGGCATTGGACCCGACCCGGACGTCCCGGATGGTGAGCGCGGCGGCCGGCTCCGTCGAGGACGGGGGGGCGAGCGGGCCAGATTCGTACGCCAATCCTGTCTCGATCCGCACCCGCAGCGGGTCTTGATCGGAGGGACCCACCCAGGCCTGGGGTTTTAGGGGTTATTTGGCTTTCTCGCGGCGCGTTAGCGTGCGTCAGGCCCGCACCCGCAGGGGTGGTCCTTGGGCGCATCCAGGCGTGCGGAAGTGGGGAGGCTCAACGGTGTTCGAGCGTGTCGCGATCGTGAACCGTGGGGAGGCCGCGATGCGGCTCATCCACGCCGTGCGGGATCTTTCGGCGCAGACCGGGACCAGGGTCCAGACGGTGGCGCTGTACACCGACGAGGACCGGACGGCGACCTTCGTCCGGGAGGCGGACCTCGCCCATCCGATCGGCCCGGCGGCCGCGCGGCCCTACCTGGACCACGCGGTGCTGGAGCGGGCGCTGCTCGCCACCGGCGCGGACGCGGCCTGGGTGGGCTGGGGTTTCGTCGCCGAGGACCCGGCCTTCGCGGAGCTGTGCGAGCGGATCGGGGTGACCTTCATCGGGCCGAGCCCGGAGGCGATGCGCCAGCTCGGCGACAAGATCGGCTCGAAGCTGATCGCCGAGAAGGTCGGCGTGCCGGTCGCGCCGTGGAGCCGCGGCGAGGTGGCCACGCTGGCCGACGCGCTGCGGGCCGGCGACGAGATCGGTTACCCGCTGATGCTCAAGGCGACCGCGGGCGGCGGCGGGCGCGGGATCCGGATGGTCGCCTCGGCCGACGATCTCACCGAGGCCTACGAGCGGACCAGTCAGGAGGCGCTGCGCGCGTTCGGTTCCGGCGTGGTCTTCCTGGAACGGCTGGTCACCGGCGCCCGGCACGTCGAGGTGCAGGTGATCGCGGACGGTCAGGGCACCGCGTGGGCGCTGGGCGTGCGGGACTGCTCGGTGCAGCGGCGCAACCAG contains:
- a CDS encoding nicotinamide mononucleotide transporter family protein gives rise to the protein MLTSFYTAKWQVTPDQAIYWREIVGNAFGLGSALFGLRRNAWAWPVGIVGNVLLFTVFLGQALGNDQGTPLYGQAARQVFFLITSVYGWWRWQRNRRIDHGTAVVPHWAGHRQRLIFIPAALAAVVGCFFVFRAIGAGFPVPWWYYLADSWIFVGSMLATFAMARGWVEFWLCWIAVDLVGVPELLHFGYYPSAVLYAVYAGFVIWGFVVWLRISRRFEAGQDQVYAHAGG
- a CDS encoding benzoate/H(+) symporter BenE family transporter produces the protein MKVSALVAGLIAVLVSFSGPFAVVLTAASAAHLTTAQTTSWVWAIAIGSGLSGLVLSLLARQPVITAWSTPGAALLVGSLSAYKYSDAVGAFLFAAIGMTILGFSGLFGRILAKVPSGIISAMLAGILLPFALDAFRQLPGAPAIVLAVLAGYFLGRRLLPTYAVLLALVAGTAAAAVGHDLHLGGIRPSLTLPHLTVPTLNWSALVSIGLPLLIVTMASQNAPGLAVLKSSGYQPDDRLLLTGTGLTSVLFAPFGSHGINLAAITAAICTSEQAHPNPRQRYWAGVACGAFYLVCGFLGTGLVGFFTALPKPLVAAVCGVALLGALLGSLAGALEDKPAREGALVTLAATASGMTVAHVGSAFWGLAAGVGVHLVLTRFEAAGDPQPDDETPDDEARVDRVEHR
- a CDS encoding MFS transporter, which codes for MEKNRRWWALVAVALGTFMTYLDNNVVNVALPSIQRELDLSISGLEWITSAYILVFAGLLLAGGRIGDVLGHRVVFLAGLGIFTVASVAAGLAGTQELLIGARAAQGIGAALLSPAALALLQELFPDPKERSTAIGIWGAVGALALAIGPLTGGVLAEHVSWGWIFLINLPIGVATLALSLATMPAGRPAERTNLVRRMDPIGLATSSLALFALTYALIEGDSEGWTSTLILGSFAVAAVAAAAFVVQQARTADSMVNLAFFRLRMFTGGLLAMGLWAFGVFGIYFYMAIYLQNVLGFSPTEAGAGFVPLALITAVGAILAPRFEARFGVARVTAFGLLVMGAAIAGIAQYGEGTAYLDLLPWFALYGVGGGLLIPLSQVVVGALPAERAGVASGMLNVSREVFGLLGVTVLGAILSNRAGAATGTELHRYLVGYQFSLVVAAGLVLVGVPVSLWMLRKARPAPEPLVVPVLETV
- a CDS encoding TetR/AcrR family transcriptional regulator: MTPAERLSKAAVAERALRLGDEEGLDAITIRRLAKELGVTPMALYWHFKNKDELLLGVVDHVLSGVRADRSAGDPWQKQLRAIVETVVDVMRAHPCLPDLLHAADKTQADSFTRATNDTLALLADAGFAVEESYWIAMYLLNGAMGLVAGQPDCPASVPPEQAEEWRRQKRVTLECLPADKFPMMIEFAKTYQRPPDVERYYTFGLDLLMSAVESMATGTR
- a CDS encoding pyridoxal phosphate-dependent aminotransferase, whose protein sequence is MRQAQRLKSVRYDIRGPVLRRAQELEAAGHRILKLNLGNPAPWGLATPEPIMADVIHNLVDAQGYSDARGIYSARVAVAQYYQNQGVTSVQPDDVMLGNGVSELIVMSLQALLDTGDEVLVPSPDYPLWTGAVNLCSGRAVHYRCDESTGWQPDLEHLASRITERTRALVVINPNNPTGAVYSEETLLGMIELARRHHLMIFADEIYDKILFGGARHHTLAALAPDVPVVSMGGLSKTYRAAGFRSGWLATSGFPGGDADYLDGLQMLANMRLCPNVPAQHAIQTALGGYQSIEELIRPGGRILEQRDHAWRELVSIPGVDCVKPSGALYLFARLDPEVHKIHDDERMVIDLLEQQHLLISHGTGFNIDTPDHFRLVFLAPTEVLDDAVGRIRTFLSTYAQ